One segment of Ignavibacteriales bacterium DNA contains the following:
- a CDS encoding glycoside hydrolase family 130 protein, with product MNIEGTNSMQRYPKNPILARKDIPNIPPHLTDATSVFNPGAIKFNDKYILILRVQARSRETFFVLAESFDGITFAVRKEVIKFKGIEKIKDKIYHIYDARITKLDGKYCVMFAMDMEGICKLGLAVTSDFETFEFLSIVSDEDNRNGVLFPEKINGKYLRMDRPNRVQKEGGPVSGNTIWLSQSDDLLRWIPKAPLITGRFHYWDEFIGSGPPPVKTRKGWLHIYHGVATHFQSTNIYQAGVILLDLNDPSKVVGRSRGNILEPREIYELVGQVPNVVFPSGMIIEKYDNEGFALPESEIKIYYGAADTVVGLATTTIQNLLGATEEVEIL from the coding sequence ATGAATATTGAAGGAACAAATTCTATGCAGCGTTATCCTAAAAATCCAATTCTTGCACGAAAAGATATCCCTAACATTCCACCACATCTTACAGATGCCACATCGGTATTCAATCCGGGTGCGATAAAATTTAACGACAAGTATATTCTCATTCTAAGGGTTCAAGCTCGCTCGCGCGAGACTTTTTTTGTCTTAGCTGAAAGTTTTGATGGAATTACTTTCGCGGTTCGAAAAGAAGTCATAAAATTTAAAGGCATCGAAAAAATCAAAGATAAAATCTACCATATCTACGATGCACGCATAACAAAACTTGATGGAAAATATTGCGTAATGTTCGCGATGGATATGGAAGGAATTTGTAAGCTCGGACTTGCGGTTACATCAGACTTCGAAACTTTTGAATTTCTTAGTATTGTATCAGATGAAGACAATCGGAACGGTGTACTTTTCCCGGAGAAAATAAACGGTAAATATTTAAGAATGGACAGACCGAACCGTGTTCAAAAAGAAGGAGGACCGGTATCGGGAAATACTATTTGGCTTTCTCAATCTGACGATCTTCTGAGATGGATTCCGAAAGCGCCGCTTATTACAGGAAGATTTCATTACTGGGATGAATTTATCGGTTCAGGCCCACCGCCCGTGAAAACCCGAAAAGGTTGGCTTCATATTTATCACGGAGTCGCGACTCATTTTCAAAGCACTAATATTTATCAAGCTGGCGTAATTCTTCTCGATCTCAATGATCCATCGAAAGTTGTGGGTAGAAGCCGTGGGAACATTTTAGAACCGCGTGAAATTTATGAGCTTGTCGGTCAGGTCCCCAATGTTGTTTTTCCTTCGGGCATGATAATAGAAAAATATGACAACGAAGGTTTTGCTCTTCCCGAAAGTGAAATTAAAATTTATTACGGTGCCGCCGATACTGTTGTTGGTTTGGCAACAACTACAATTCAAAATCTGCTTGGTGCAACTGAAGAAGTTGAAATATT